A part of Acropora palmata chromosome 6, jaAcrPala1.3, whole genome shotgun sequence genomic DNA contains:
- the LOC141884208 gene encoding uncharacterized protein LOC141884208: MTTEERASGISPRMSEIDKLLEQIIERFEESDRESGDKGDQGERSKTEDRKKAEEMRKLSMEKLGETLKRKGEEDGGATPRKKASGSETILYLREKAERDFNLKKEEMETRKRDQAQQLQMFQYMQQQLQQQQQQQQQQM; encoded by the coding sequence ATGACGACAGAAGAACGAGCAAGCGGGATTTCCCCCAGGATGTCAGAAATCGACAAGCTACTGGAACAGATTATCGAGAGATTTGAGGAAAGCGACCGGGAGTCAGGAGATAAGGGGGATCAAGGTGAAAGAAGTAAAACTGAGGATAGGAAGAAGGCAGAAGAAATGAGAAAGCTCTCCATGGAGAAACTGGGTGAGACCTTGAAAAGGAAAGGAGAAGAAGATGGTGGAGCAACCCCAAGAAAAAAGGCAAGTGGATCAGAAACCATTTTGTATCTGAGAGAAAAGGCAGAGAGAGATTTTAACTTAAAGAAAGAAGAGATGGAAACAAGGAAGAGGGACCAAGCACAACAGCTGCAAATGTTTCAATACATGCAGCAACAGctgcaacaacagcaacaacaacaacaacaacaaatgtaG